A window from Sphingobacterium hotanense encodes these proteins:
- a CDS encoding polysaccharide biosynthesis/export family protein: MNKNLLFIVMVLTTFLTACSVGQKIIYVKDMPESTEIPLSPIQPLTVQKNDRLSINISAKNPELAAPFNDDMLGYSVGRGGEVVSKGTSINRTAGYLVDQNGNIEFPILGTIAVEGKSVEQVKNSIKSRLMDEKYINDPIVKVELTNIKVSVMGEVAAKGVLDVPDARITLIEAITRAGGLTRNAAADRIVVIREQDGKRIKLIADIEKQDIFESPAYYLKQNDLVFVEPRDTETTPKEDRTWRFVSVGLGIVTVVLTAFNLIK, from the coding sequence ATGAATAAAAATTTGTTATTTATTGTAATGGTATTAACCACCTTCCTAACAGCCTGCTCCGTTGGTCAAAAGATTATATACGTAAAGGATATGCCCGAATCGACTGAAATTCCATTAAGTCCAATCCAACCCCTCACTGTACAGAAAAATGATAGACTAAGCATAAACATTAGTGCGAAGAATCCGGAATTAGCAGCACCATTTAACGATGATATGCTAGGATACTCAGTAGGTAGAGGAGGCGAAGTTGTTTCGAAAGGAACTTCGATAAATAGAACTGCAGGCTATTTAGTTGACCAAAATGGCAATATTGAGTTTCCGATACTTGGTACAATCGCTGTAGAAGGGAAATCGGTTGAACAGGTTAAGAACTCAATAAAATCTCGTTTAATGGATGAGAAATATATTAATGATCCAATAGTAAAAGTTGAATTAACAAACATCAAGGTTAGCGTTATGGGAGAAGTTGCTGCAAAAGGAGTTCTTGATGTTCCAGATGCGAGAATTACTTTAATTGAAGCGATTACACGAGCTGGAGGACTTACAAGGAATGCAGCAGCTGATCGGATTGTAGTCATAAGGGAACAGGACGGAAAACGCATTAAGCTGATTGCAGATATTGAAAAGCAAGATATTTTTGAATCTCCAGCGTATTATTTAAAGCAAAATGACCTTGTTTTTGTGGAGCCGAGAGATACTGAAACTACACCGAAAGAAGATCGAACATGGAGATTTGTTTCGGTAGGATTAGGAATAGTCACAGTGGTGTTGACTGCGTTTAATTTAATTAAGTAA
- a CDS encoding ABC transporter ATP-binding protein, with the protein MQASLQYQMKWAWRLADGYKGRLFLYFILELIVIASSLYFILLSKQAIDLAIVGDRENVKSIIVLAISAVLIGLILKSYSNWLNEKTRVEMLISLQNRLINTQMLSTWKFIKKWHSGDIQLRINADSNEVVQMIGNTFIVFILTFVRLLASFFVLWSMDPMLAFIILAISPLLVFSKLYFKRLRSLNANLKRMESYFSQVVQENLRLRMSIRALGMQSTRWNKVVESQKDIYDLRSNLLNFSILSQGILKASVNFGFLLTFVWGIYKLLENEISFGMMTAFLQLVGRIQSPVLGMMSFVPQFIKFRTAVDRIDELLLTDLEEEEKPELLNSIDSIAIESLSFRYEDNLIVDDFNMEVKSGVPTAIIGSSGKGKTTLIRLLLSLVKPDSGAIWLHESGKQIPLSTRHRINIAYVPQGDKLFSGTIRENLLIHNSTTEQRLRDAIYLACAEFVYELPDGLDTYVGESGYGLSEGQAQRIALARALTRDCKIWLFDEVTSALDTKTTAILLDRLMIAGKDKIVIYVTHDLALANRCEHVIYMQ; encoded by the coding sequence ATGCAAGCGAGTTTACAATATCAAATGAAATGGGCCTGGCGATTAGCTGATGGGTATAAAGGAAGATTGTTCCTTTATTTTATCCTGGAGTTGATCGTCATAGCATCCTCGTTGTACTTTATTTTGCTGTCAAAACAAGCCATCGATCTGGCGATTGTTGGCGACCGCGAGAATGTTAAAAGTATAATCGTATTAGCTATTTCAGCGGTTTTGATTGGCTTAATCTTAAAAAGCTACTCCAATTGGTTAAATGAGAAAACGAGAGTGGAAATGCTTATATCACTCCAGAATAGATTAATAAATACGCAGATGCTTTCTACCTGGAAGTTTATTAAGAAATGGCACTCTGGAGATATTCAACTAAGAATCAATGCAGATAGCAACGAGGTCGTTCAAATGATCGGAAATACTTTTATAGTGTTCATTCTGACTTTTGTTCGCCTATTGGCCTCTTTCTTTGTCCTCTGGTCGATGGATCCTATGCTTGCGTTTATTATTCTTGCAATTTCGCCATTGCTGGTATTCTCGAAATTGTATTTTAAGAGACTACGATCTTTGAACGCTAACCTTAAAAGGATGGAGAGTTACTTCTCTCAGGTCGTTCAAGAGAACTTGCGATTAAGAATGTCTATTCGCGCACTCGGTATGCAGTCGACAAGATGGAATAAAGTAGTCGAATCGCAAAAGGATATTTATGATTTAAGATCAAATTTGCTTAATTTTTCCATCCTTTCTCAAGGCATTTTAAAAGCGTCCGTCAACTTTGGATTTTTGTTAACCTTTGTTTGGGGGATTTATAAACTACTCGAGAACGAGATATCCTTCGGTATGATGACTGCCTTCCTTCAACTGGTGGGACGGATACAAAGTCCGGTTTTAGGAATGATGAGTTTCGTTCCACAGTTTATTAAATTTAGAACGGCTGTGGATCGGATAGATGAACTGTTGTTGACGGATTTAGAGGAAGAGGAAAAGCCGGAACTATTAAATTCAATAGACTCAATCGCTATCGAATCTTTATCCTTTCGTTATGAAGATAATTTGATCGTCGATGATTTTAATATGGAAGTTAAATCTGGTGTGCCGACAGCGATAATCGGTTCTAGCGGAAAAGGGAAAACCACGCTGATTCGTCTATTATTATCCTTAGTTAAACCCGATAGTGGGGCCATATGGCTTCATGAAAGTGGAAAGCAAATCCCTCTATCAACCCGTCACAGGATTAATATTGCCTATGTACCTCAAGGTGATAAACTTTTCTCAGGAACAATTAGAGAAAATCTTTTGATTCATAATAGCACAACGGAACAGCGGCTAAGGGATGCCATCTATCTTGCCTGTGCAGAATTCGTGTATGAATTACCAGATGGCCTAGATACCTATGTTGGCGAGTCTGGATATGGTTTGTCAGAAGGCCAAGCACAGCGAATCGCCCTTGCGCGTGCTTTAACGCGCGATTGCAAAATTTGGTTATTTGATGAAGTGACATCTGCCTTGGATACGAAGACCACGGCGATACTGCTAGATCGGTTGATGATAGCAGGAAAAGATAAAATAGTTATTTATGTGACGCACGATTTAGCATTGGCTAATCGATGTGAACACGTTATTTATATGCAATAA
- a CDS encoding nucleotidyltransferase domain-containing protein: MRSGLWNSPITYQDNFPLSKQEWTTLYLFSINHTVDGIVFDGIQKLDLELQPPKEILINWLVRTEKIEQRNDWMNNILLDQVDFFKSAGISPILLKGQGLAQCYINPKRRVSGDIDWYFADDATFLRAKNILEKNGFRIDETPGFSASFMWKNCETEIHQRMFDIHNPLIRHYFRKIEESESENKSMFIVNNTEVYRPSPLSNLVQINLHILKHLLSFGIGMRQLCDSARAYVSLENAYDKKALYSLYRKIGVLKWINLLHLILVDKFGLSENVLPFELNRKADYNWMLSDILNAGNFGFHNEEYKEAENKTGKRAESKSRIFSNLMKYIKVAPQEAVSFPIVHFYSRFSS, translated from the coding sequence TTGCGTAGTGGATTATGGAATTCTCCAATAACCTATCAAGATAACTTCCCTCTTTCCAAACAAGAGTGGACCACGCTTTATTTGTTTTCAATAAATCATACGGTGGACGGGATTGTTTTTGATGGAATACAAAAGCTTGATCTTGAACTGCAGCCACCAAAGGAAATTCTAATTAACTGGTTAGTACGGACTGAGAAAATTGAACAAAGAAACGATTGGATGAATAATATCTTGTTAGATCAAGTCGACTTCTTTAAGTCAGCGGGGATATCACCAATTCTACTTAAAGGTCAAGGATTAGCGCAGTGTTATATCAATCCTAAACGGCGTGTTTCGGGAGATATAGATTGGTATTTTGCTGATGATGCTACTTTTTTAAGAGCAAAGAATATCTTAGAAAAAAATGGATTCAGAATTGATGAAACGCCCGGCTTCAGTGCGAGTTTTATGTGGAAAAATTGTGAAACCGAAATTCATCAAAGAATGTTCGATATTCATAACCCATTAATTCGCCATTATTTCAGAAAAATAGAAGAATCAGAGTCGGAAAATAAGTCCATGTTTATAGTAAACAATACAGAGGTATACAGGCCTTCACCTTTATCAAATTTGGTTCAGATAAATCTCCATATATTAAAGCACCTATTGTCTTTCGGAATTGGAATGAGACAATTATGTGATTCCGCGAGGGCTTATGTTAGCTTAGAGAACGCATATGATAAGAAAGCTCTTTACTCGCTTTATAGGAAAATTGGCGTACTAAAATGGATTAATCTTCTTCACTTAATTCTCGTTGATAAATTTGGTTTATCTGAAAATGTACTTCCATTCGAACTAAATAGAAAAGCAGATTATAACTGGATGTTGAGCGATATCCTCAATGCAGGAAATTTTGGTTTCCATAACGAAGAATATAAGGAAGCTGAAAATAAGACTGGGAAGCGTGCCGAAAGCAAATCTAGAATCTTTTCCAATCTAATGAAATACATCAAAGTCGCACCGCAAGAAGCGGTATCATTCCCGATTGTACATTTCTATTCCCGATTTAGCTCGTAA
- a CDS encoding PqqD family protein: MKLREDLKLRNIGGEHIIVDPGQEMVDLSKVFTLNETAVFLWENLESKQFSIDFIIELLLETFDCDAEVARNDAQQFIDDLKKGGLIVE; this comes from the coding sequence ATGAAGTTAAGAGAAGATTTAAAGTTAAGAAACATTGGAGGGGAACACATTATTGTCGATCCAGGACAAGAAATGGTAGATCTTTCCAAAGTCTTTACTTTAAATGAAACCGCGGTTTTTTTATGGGAAAATCTAGAAAGTAAACAATTTTCAATAGACTTCATTATTGAGCTATTATTGGAGACTTTCGACTGTGATGCAGAGGTTGCCCGCAACGATGCACAACAATTTATAGATGATTTAAAAAAGGGCGGTTTGATCGTTGAATAA
- a CDS encoding glycosyltransferase, which yields MKILQVGKFYPIRGGVEKVMYDMTLGLSQRGVACDMLCATTEDHEGGTIELNTFAKLFVIPTKLSLAATKLAPGMISRLRKIAKKYDIIHVHHPDPMASLALFLSGYKGKVVLHWHSDILKQKTLLRLYSPLQSWLIKRADVIVGTTPVYVEQSPFLQKYQHKIDYIPIGIPPIQSDSTNVNRIKERYAGKKIVFSLGRLVEYKGFEYLIKAADYLSDDYVVLIGGKGPLHDDLTQLIQDHNLTQKVELLGFLSDEEVPDYFKASDLFCMSSILKTEAFGIVQLEAMASGKPIVSTNIPNSGVSWVNQNEISGLTVPIEDASAIANAIQLILSNDEYYERLSLGSLNRYQSLFTLDNMVDKSLQIYNQILSNYKV from the coding sequence ATGAAAATACTGCAGGTTGGTAAGTTTTATCCCATCAGGGGAGGAGTCGAAAAGGTGATGTATGATATGACTCTTGGACTTTCACAAAGAGGAGTCGCATGTGATATGCTTTGTGCAACGACCGAAGATCATGAGGGCGGCACCATAGAATTGAATACGTTTGCTAAATTGTTCGTCATCCCGACTAAACTCAGTTTGGCAGCAACAAAACTAGCTCCTGGAATGATAAGTCGTTTGAGGAAAATAGCGAAGAAGTACGATATAATTCATGTTCACCATCCGGACCCTATGGCTTCATTGGCTTTATTCCTTTCGGGTTACAAAGGAAAAGTAGTGCTGCATTGGCACAGTGATATTCTAAAGCAGAAGACGCTGTTAAGGCTTTATAGCCCTTTGCAATCCTGGCTCATTAAACGAGCAGATGTTATTGTCGGCACAACTCCAGTATATGTAGAACAATCACCGTTTTTACAAAAATATCAACACAAGATCGATTATATTCCAATTGGTATTCCTCCAATACAATCAGATAGTACTAACGTCAATCGAATTAAAGAACGTTATGCTGGAAAGAAAATAGTATTTTCATTGGGTAGACTGGTGGAATATAAGGGCTTCGAATATTTAATAAAGGCAGCGGATTATTTAAGTGATGATTACGTCGTTCTAATTGGCGGGAAAGGTCCATTGCATGATGATCTTACTCAGCTTATCCAAGATCACAATTTAACACAAAAAGTAGAGCTACTTGGCTTCCTATCAGACGAAGAGGTCCCGGATTATTTCAAGGCATCTGATCTGTTTTGTATGAGCTCTATATTAAAAACAGAGGCATTTGGGATTGTACAATTAGAAGCAATGGCAAGTGGAAAGCCTATTGTATCGACCAATATTCCAAATTCCGGTGTAAGCTGGGTGAATCAGAACGAAATTTCGGGACTAACTGTTCCAATTGAGGACGCATCTGCGATCGCAAATGCCATTCAATTGATACTATCTAATGACGAATATTATGAACGGTTATCCTTAGGAAGTTTGAACAGATATCAATCACTTTTCACATTGGATAACATGGTAGATAAAAGTTTACAAATATATAATCAGATTTTATCGAATTACAAGGTATAA
- a CDS encoding acyltransferase family protein: MISFLFVVFCLYCFSLIANKLGFQYSSFDQSKTQGLKGIMSVLIILYHLTNIAQVKFLSVFDSWGAPIVSVFFLISGYGLMLSYLKKRDSYLNGFLRKRLPNVLIPLITLSALYIFLLYLDTGLIPENIFSNLIDNGITILPFSWFSYCIIIFYLAFFLVFSLKALNINAKTTLMFVITFSLMIYTYMKGFGREWWVSSLAFPTGLVLGLFVEKKIYPYTKGKFWSIFFIPLCCLLLAGIVKSGNELLFAFAYIIIPLMIFHLMQFVKLKNKILEFLGKISYELYLIHGMWIFLLRGQTIYFNSEYLFALSVLILTIISATFFNRLFAKI, encoded by the coding sequence ATGATATCGTTTCTATTTGTAGTCTTCTGTTTGTACTGCTTTTCATTAATAGCTAATAAGCTTGGATTTCAGTATTCGTCCTTTGATCAAAGTAAAACACAAGGACTTAAAGGGATAATGAGTGTGCTAATTATCCTCTATCATTTAACGAATATTGCTCAAGTAAAATTTTTGTCGGTCTTCGATTCGTGGGGTGCTCCGATAGTTTCGGTCTTCTTTCTGATTTCGGGTTATGGATTGATGCTGTCCTATCTAAAAAAACGAGATAGCTATCTTAATGGGTTTCTCCGCAAAAGGCTTCCGAATGTACTGATACCACTAATCACTCTTTCTGCATTATATATTTTCCTACTCTATCTGGATACCGGACTGATTCCGGAGAATATATTTAGCAACTTGATCGACAATGGAATAACTATTCTGCCCTTTTCTTGGTTTTCTTATTGTATTATCATTTTCTACCTTGCCTTTTTCCTTGTTTTTTCCCTCAAAGCTTTAAATATTAACGCTAAAACTACTCTCATGTTCGTTATTACGTTTTCCTTAATGATTTATACATACATGAAAGGTTTCGGACGTGAATGGTGGGTAAGTTCTCTTGCATTTCCAACTGGATTGGTATTAGGTTTATTTGTCGAAAAAAAGATTTATCCTTATACAAAAGGAAAATTTTGGAGTATTTTTTTTATTCCTCTATGCTGTTTATTATTAGCTGGAATCGTTAAATCAGGTAATGAATTGCTCTTTGCCTTCGCTTATATCATCATACCGCTAATGATTTTCCACTTAATGCAATTTGTAAAGTTGAAAAATAAGATATTAGAATTTCTGGGGAAAATCTCTTACGAATTATACCTAATTCATGGAATGTGGATATTTTTATTGCGGGGGCAAACTATTTACTTCAATTCGGAATATCTATTTGCATTATCGGTGCTTATCCTTACAATTATTTCAGCAACATTTTTTAATCGCTTATTCGCGAAAATATAG
- a CDS encoding glycosyltransferase — protein MKKIVVSAVNLNVGGTLTILRDCLSYLSEISKNNEYEIIAIVYDKELAYYPNITYIENQWPKKRWVNRLWFEYVSLNRISKEIGPVHLWLSLHDTTPNVVAERKAVYCHNPFPFHKWKWKELAFAPKIVLFSLFSKYIYKKGISDNDYVIVQQAWIRNEFVRMFKLSEKRIIIALPNLPQLEEVNHFEDLTSNKTKFIYPASPNTHKNFECLCAATAILEEMTAEEFQVNITLNGEENSYSKWLFRKWGHVKSLHWIGFVDRKELFHQYAQSDCLVFPSKVETWGLPITEFSIFNKMMLLSDLPYAKETAAGSQYVRYFDPNSAHELATLMLDVVKKRTDEFTEVKKINMEQPFVNNWNDLFLKLLA, from the coding sequence TGAATGTAGGCGGCACTTTAACAATATTGCGAGATTGCCTAAGTTATTTAAGTGAAATATCAAAAAATAATGAATATGAGATCATTGCTATTGTCTATGATAAAGAATTAGCCTACTATCCAAATATAACTTATATTGAAAACCAATGGCCAAAGAAAAGGTGGGTTAATAGGCTGTGGTTCGAATACGTCTCGCTCAATCGTATCTCTAAAGAAATAGGTCCAGTACATCTGTGGCTATCTCTGCATGATACGACACCGAATGTCGTTGCGGAACGAAAAGCAGTGTATTGTCATAACCCATTTCCATTTCACAAATGGAAGTGGAAGGAGCTTGCTTTTGCGCCTAAGATTGTGCTGTTCTCACTCTTTTCAAAGTATATTTACAAGAAAGGGATTTCCGATAATGACTACGTCATCGTTCAGCAAGCATGGATAAGAAATGAATTTGTTCGAATGTTCAAATTAAGCGAGAAACGTATTATTATTGCTTTACCAAACCTCCCCCAATTAGAAGAAGTTAATCATTTCGAAGATTTGACATCCAATAAAACTAAGTTCATTTACCCCGCATCACCCAATACACACAAGAATTTCGAATGCCTTTGTGCTGCTACAGCGATACTTGAAGAGATGACTGCGGAGGAATTTCAAGTGAATATCACTTTAAACGGTGAAGAAAATTCTTACTCCAAATGGTTATTTCGAAAATGGGGACACGTGAAGAGCTTGCACTGGATAGGGTTTGTTGACCGGAAGGAACTTTTTCATCAATATGCTCAAAGTGATTGTCTTGTGTTTCCTTCAAAAGTTGAGACTTGGGGATTACCAATAACGGAGTTTTCTATATTTAATAAAATGATGCTTTTGTCGGATTTGCCATATGCGAAGGAAACCGCGGCCGGAAGTCAGTACGTAAGGTATTTCGACCCCAATTCAGCCCATGAATTAGCCACATTGATGCTAGATGTCGTTAAAAAGAGAACTGATGAATTCACTGAAGTCAAGAAGATTAATATGGAGCAACCTTTTGTAAACAATTGGAATGATTTGTTCTTGAAGTTACTAGCGTAA